The region CCTTTGTAGCTTGACCAATTAATCTCCTGAACGCTTACCGCCGTTGAAAGCAGATTTTCAAGTTTTAATCATCAACTTTCGCTGATTCCTAAAACAAGATCAAACTCTGATTCGCTCGACACGAATCAAAGAACGCTCAAGAGTCTCGGCTCTTGCTCAAAAGAATTTTCATTGTTCTAGATCTAATCTCCCTTTCAGAAAATTAGATTTAAAACAATGCATCTGTAAGATGCTTTGTTTTTCCAGACTTACCTATGCAGTTGTCAAGGTTCTGCCAGACTCCAAATCCAATGACCAATCTCTTGATCACTGAACTCGAGCCCAGCATCTTATCAACCAAATTCATTCAAGTAAACTAGTCTACTTCAATTTGGAATGACAGGAAGCTGGGGTCATCCAGCGGACACATCTAAATCACACTTCACAATCGAGTGGTTCTCCATCTTTCAATGCAAAACCGGAGATTGAGTTCGGTCAGTGGAGGTTAGGAGACTCGAACTCCTGACATCCTGCTTGCAAAGCAGGCGCTCTACCAACTGAGCTAAACCCCCAACACCGAATGGGCCATCCTGGACTTGAACCAGGGACCTCACCCTTATCAGGGGTGCGCTCTAACCACCTGAGCTAATGGCCCAGGAAAACTCAACCCTTGTGGGGTGTGACCTAGACAAAGTTTAGGAACTGATCATCTCCACAACACGCATCAACATCTCTGTTAACTCTGTTGCTTCAACGCTGAGGTACCGATCGACCTAAGGTGACAGGATTTCGGCCTAAGAATAAAAGTACTCAGGCATCAAAATCATTGTGTTGTCTCCCTGTTAGGAGGTGATCCATCCGCACCTTCCGGTACGGATACCTTGTTACGACTTCACCCCAGTCATCAGCCCCACCTTCGACGTCCTCCTCCCGAGGGTTGGAGTAACGGCTTCGGGCGTGGCCAACTTCCATGGTGTGACGGGCGGTGTGTACAAGGCCCGGGAACGTATTCACCGCAGTATGCTGACCTGCGATTACTAGCGATTCCTCCTTCACGTAGGCGAGTTGCAGCCTACGATCTGAACTGAGCAACGGTTTATGGGATTTGCTTGTCCTCGCGAACTTGCTGCCCTTTGTCCATTGCATTGTAGTACGTGTGTAGCCCAGGATGTAAGGGGCATGATGACTTGACGTCATCCACACCTTCCTCCGGTTTATCACCGGCGGTCTCTCTAGAGTGCCCAACTTAATGCTGGCAACTAAAGACGTGGGTTGCGCTCGTTGCGGGACTTAACCCAACATCTCACGACACGAGCTGACGACAGCCATGCACCACCTGTCACTGCGTTCCCGAAGGCACTCTCTCGTTTCCAAGAGATTCGCAGGATGTCAAACCCTGGTAAGGTTCTTCGCGTTGCATCGAATTAAACCACATACTCCACCGCTTGTGCGGGCCCCCGTCAATTCCTTTGAGTTTCACACTTGCGTGCGTACTCCCCAGGCGGAACACTTAACGCGTTGGCTACGACACCGAGGGGGTCGATTCCCCCGACACCTAGTGTTCATCGTTTACGGCCAGGACTACAGGGGTATCTAATCCCTTTCGCTCCCCTGGCTTTCGTCCATGAGCGTCAGTGATGGCCCAGCAGAGCGCCTTCGCCACTGGTGTTCTTCCCGATATCTACGCATTTCACCGCTACACCGGGAATTCCCTCTGCCCCTACCACACTCAAGCCCAACAGTTTCCACTGCCATGATGGAGTTAAGCTCCACTTTTTAACAGCAGACTTGAAGGGCCGCCTGCGGACGCTTTACGCCCAATAATTCCGGATAACGCTTGCCACTCCCGTATTACCGCGGCTGCTGGCACGGAATTAGCCGTGGCTTATTCATCAAGTACCGTCAGATCTTCTTCCTTGATAAAAGAGGTTTACAGCCCAGAGGCCTTCATCCCTCACGCGGCGTTGCTCCGTCAGGCTTTCGCCCATTGCGGAAAATTCCCCACTGCTGCCTCCCGTAGGAGTCTGGGCCGTGTCTCAGTCCCAGTGTGGCTGATCATCCTCTCAGACCAGCTACTGATCGATGCCTTGGTAGGCCTTTACCCCACCAACTAGCTAATCAGACGCGAGCTCATCCTCAGGCGAAATTCATTTCACCTCGCGGCATATGGGGTATTAGCGGTCGTTTCCAACCGTTATCCCCCTCCTGAGGGCAGATTCTCACGCATTACTCACCCGTCCGCCACTAACCCGAAGGTTCGTTCGACTTGCATGTGTTAAGCACGCCGCCAGCGTTCATCCTGAGCCAGGATCAAACTCTCCGTTGTAGATCAAGTCCTTTTGATAATTTTCATCATCTCAACTTAATTTGCGTCACCCATTATTCAGCATTCGCTGGAAACAGTTGAGGCCTCCTTCCCGCTGACACAGAAAGGGTTCTTAAGAGTGCACATCTAGATTTCTCTATCTATGACTTTCCAGGATCTCAGATCCGGTTGTTGCTCCACATTGCGCACACCGGCAACAGAAAGGATCGTGAAAACCTTCCCGTTGCAAGCACAATGCTTCGACGCAACGAAATTTTTTGACGGGACCTCACACCTTCATCGCTTCTTCATTCAATCCCTCACCTGACCTTTCGGCTCGGTTCAGAACCAAACGCGATGAAAGCGTCAGTTCCTAAACTTTTCAATTGTCCAGGTGCGACCAGTTCCCTAGCCCCTTCCTTTCAGAAGAGTGGTAACTGATCAACGCGGCCTCTCGCGACCGCTTGAAGAACTTACAACACCGTGGGATCGCTCCCTCTTGGTCTTGCAAGTGACCCAAGACACTTCAAGGCTTTCGCCCCTCAGGCTTCGGTCTTGCGCTCTCACCTCTCGGCTCCTGCACAAGTTAAAATCGTACCACTCCTTACGCCCACGGCGCAACTACTAAGGCTGGATCAGGGCTTCACCCCAGGGCAGCAAGCGCGCCAGCTCAGACCAAGAGCCCGCAGCGAGCATTGGAAAACTGGTCTGAGACAAGTCCTGACCCGGCGACAGCTCGGCGGGATCGATGTCCAACCAGCGGATCGGACAGCCCAATTCATCGAGAACCAGCCAGGCAGCCGCCAGATCCCAGATCTTGGGGGTGGCCTCAAGGGCTGCAATGGTCTGGCCTATCGCCACGCTCACCAGATTGAGGCTGGCCACGCCGAACAGCCGGATCTTTCCGGGAAAAGGCTGATTCGGTTTTCGCTGCAACACACGGATCGAACGACTGCACAACGACACGCAGGCGCTGTTGGCGTGCTGACGGGTCGCTGTGGTCAACGCCTGTTCATTGCGCATCACACCCCTCCCCCGCAACGCCACGATCCGCTGCCCCAGGGCTGGAACATCAAGGAACACCTCACTGGGGCGGCCATCAACAAAACGCGCCACGGAGATGGCCCACACCGGAATACCCGTCGCGAAGTTCGTGGTGCCATCCAGGGGATCCACAACCCAGTAAGCCCGGGTCTGGGGTACGCGTTGCGAACCCTCTTCACTGAGAACGCCCTCACCGGGTGCAATCAAGGCCAGTCCTTTGACCAGCTCCGCATCACTCCAGCGATCACAGGCCGTGATCAACGTGCCGTCTGGTTTGACATCAGAAACGATGTTGCCGAAATCCGAGCGCTGACGCTCTGCAATGCGATCCAGCAACTGATGAATGGCGCTCAGTTGGTCTGAACTGAGCACCGACGTCACCACAGGGGCTGCACTGACTGTGAGATGGCTTCAGTCTGACCTGCGACGGAACTCATCGGACAGGCTGTTTTCAAGGGTGTGGGTTCAATCGGGATCACCATGCCCTCAGCCTCCGGCTTTTGCGCCGGAAGGGTGTTGGCAGGACAGGCGATCAGTGCATCAAGACCCGTACGACGCCGCAACTGGGCCAGGCTGGTGTTGTAATCACGGATGGCCTGGGCATAGCGGAGCTCAGCGTTGGTGAGGTCCCGCTGGTTGTCCACCACTTCCCGCTGGGTGCTCACACCCGCCTGAACCCTCAACTGGGACAACCGCAGTGACTCGCGAGACGACAGCACTTCACTGGATGTGGTCTCGATGTTCTGAATGGCCGAACGCAGGTTGATGAAGCTCTGCTCCACCTCAAGCCGGATGCCATCACGCGTGGCGGCAAAGTTGTAAGCGCTTTCTTCAGCGGCTTGCTTAAACCGACGGTAGTCAGCCCTGGCCCGTCCACCATCAAACAGGCGCCATCTGGCCGTGAGTGCGGTGGTGTTCTGGGCACCCCAGCGGTAATCGTCCATGTCGATATCCCCGAGGGAATTCACACCGGACAGACCTTCATTGCGAAAGCTCGTGGTGGTGTTCACAAAGCTGAGCACCGGCTGGACCGCAGCCAGTGACGCATTGGCCTGGCTGTTGTCGATAGAGATATCGAGAATCAGCTGATCGAGCTCTTCCCGGTAGTTGTAGGCCGCGATGATG is a window of Synechococcus sp. A15-24 DNA encoding:
- a CDS encoding inositol monophosphatase family protein, which encodes MVTSVLSSDQLSAIHQLLDRIAERQRSDFGNIVSDVKPDGTLITACDRWSDAELVKGLALIAPGEGVLSEEGSQRVPQTRAYWVVDPLDGTTNFATGIPVWAISVARFVDGRPSEVFLDVPALGQRIVALRGRGVMRNEQALTTATRQHANSACVSLCSRSIRVLQRKPNQPFPGKIRLFGVASLNLVSVAIGQTIAALEATPKIWDLAAAWLVLDELGCPIRWLDIDPAELSPGQDLSQTSFPMLAAGSWSELARLLPWGEALIQP